From a single Intestinibaculum porci genomic region:
- a CDS encoding HipA domain-containing protein, whose product MHKSPEDLYADYREILNKHEVPRAFEYLTKMFILDYLMINCDRHLGNFGIIRDVNTLKWRSVAPIYDSGQAMGSQKQIYEMNFENAYGTFFTKQNRDFDEILHIVLKEHKSIDYAALYRASQRWIALLHAHQERAYIAEERIERCAQGLHLRIEKLKVYNENLR is encoded by the coding sequence GTGCATAAGTCACCTGAAGATCTTTATGCAGATTATAGAGAAATTCTAAACAAACACGAAGTGCCTCGTGCCTTTGAGTATCTGACAAAGATGTTCATTTTAGATTACCTGATGATCAATTGTGATCGTCACTTAGGCAATTTTGGTATTATTCGTGATGTCAATACGCTTAAATGGCGATCTGTTGCACCGATTTATGACTCAGGGCAAGCAATGGGCAGTCAAAAACAGATTTACGAGATGAATTTTGAAAATGCATATGGCACATTCTTTACTAAGCAAAATAGGGATTTTGATGAAATCCTTCATATTGTTTTAAAAGAACATAAAAGTATTGATTATGCTGCCTTATATAGGGCATCACAGCGATGGATTGCGCTTTTGCATGCGCATCAGGAGCGTGCTTATATTGCAGAAGAACGGATTGAAAGATGCGCGCAGGGATTACACCTCCGTATTGAAAAATTAAAAGTATACAACGAGAATCTTAGGTAG
- a CDS encoding ABC transporter ATP-binding protein has product MRKIVKEVIHAHQRLFILMVVLITFSITTSLLPPLALENIVNHLTTQKDVSLLLALGYLGLIVLSDLFASMQNMAITVFGQKLTHGMRSALAKKLNQLPTSYLTDHESGEIASLFVNDADTIDSLYSDGIVGMLADGFQLIGLLIVIFTRSIGLGLIVLIVMPIIVFLTRYFQKSSLSSQKQNRAAIAKVNHHIPETLRVLSMIHIFEKEDYMENKYDTYIEDSYQAQNRSNLLDSVYSPMILTIQAIVIGLLMIGAAQGYKMRLLFGISAGNAVALMAYIGQLFAPLESIGMEIQSIQEALAGMSRMQDFLKIAEQKMPSYEGVGPYIHFDHVTFGYKDEPVLKDFSFDVAKGEHVTFVGRTGKGKSTVFKLLLGLYQPWRGQILLAGHTPDLHNANQRHFIALCQQGVTLVEGSVKDQVTLYDETITDEMIEKAITMVSLTDEIKRLPKGLETPMKDVNFSQGQLQLLMIARSIVCDPEILLLDEMSASLDKETEEKVMHALDQVSKGRTVLSISHRRSAHDGRLIRL; this is encoded by the coding sequence ATGCGTAAGATTGTAAAAGAGGTTATTCATGCCCATCAGCGTCTATTTATCCTGATGGTAGTGCTGATAACTTTCAGTATTACCACGTCATTATTACCACCGTTAGCACTAGAAAATATTGTCAATCATCTGACAACGCAAAAAGATGTTTCCTTGCTTTTGGCTTTAGGGTATTTAGGCTTGATTGTCTTAAGTGATCTTTTCGCGTCAATGCAAAATATGGCGATCACAGTTTTTGGCCAGAAACTGACCCATGGTATGCGCAGTGCCTTAGCCAAAAAGCTTAATCAATTGCCAACTTCTTATTTGACAGATCATGAAAGCGGGGAGATCGCTTCACTCTTTGTCAATGATGCGGATACCATTGATAGTCTTTATAGTGATGGCATTGTGGGAATGCTGGCAGATGGCTTTCAGCTGATCGGCCTTTTGATTGTAATCTTTACGCGTAGTATTGGTTTAGGTCTGATCGTCTTGATCGTTATGCCAATCATTGTCTTTCTGACCAGATATTTTCAGAAATCTTCTTTGTCGTCACAAAAGCAAAATCGCGCGGCGATAGCAAAAGTCAATCATCATATCCCGGAAACACTGCGGGTCTTATCAATGATTCATATCTTTGAAAAAGAAGATTACATGGAAAATAAATATGATACATACATTGAAGATTCTTACCAGGCCCAAAACAGATCAAATTTGTTGGATAGTGTCTATTCACCAATGATTCTCACCATTCAAGCCATTGTCATCGGTTTACTCATGATCGGAGCCGCCCAAGGCTATAAAATGCGCTTATTATTTGGCATCAGCGCGGGCAATGCGGTTGCTTTAATGGCCTATATCGGACAGCTTTTTGCCCCGTTAGAATCGATTGGCATGGAAATCCAAAGCATTCAGGAAGCTTTAGCGGGGATGAGTCGGATGCAGGATTTTTTAAAGATTGCAGAGCAAAAAATGCCAAGCTATGAAGGCGTAGGACCGTATATCCATTTTGATCATGTGACGTTTGGCTATAAGGATGAACCGGTCTTAAAAGATTTTTCATTTGATGTCGCAAAAGGGGAACATGTCACTTTTGTTGGCCGGACCGGTAAGGGCAAGAGTACAGTGTTTAAGTTATTGTTAGGTCTCTACCAGCCATGGCGTGGTCAAATTTTACTAGCCGGCCACACGCCTGATTTACATAATGCCAATCAGCGTCATTTTATTGCTTTATGTCAGCAGGGCGTGACTCTGGTCGAAGGAAGCGTGAAAGATCAAGTGACCCTTTATGATGAGACAATCACTGATGAGATGATTGAAAAGGCTATTACCATGGTGTCTTTGACTGATGAAATAAAGCGTTTGCCTAAGGGACTTGAGACGCCGATGAAAGATGTCAATTTCTCTCAGGGGCAGCTGCAGCTTTTAATGATCGCCCGCAGCATCGTCTGTGATCCGGAAATTCTATTATTAGATGAGATGAGCGCTTCACTTGATAAGGAAACAGAGGAAAAGGTGATGCATGCTTTAGATCAGGTGAGTAAAGGGCGCACCGTGCTTTCTATTTCCCATCGGCGCTCCGCTCATGATGGACGTTTAATTAGGCTTTAA
- a CDS encoding transposase produces MDQGNKDVTRYIVHTKGISQQVSRYIRMTSDLYHATLNYVINVCVSHWDEIRGLDTLDAKTYVESLIHSTKNRSALYSSFDRLYYKFPSYLRRDVIMRAIGHVSSFVSNTERYEDIQYARVSNGMRPTKRHAPKFCAGPDIAPSFYKDNMYVPNTDGSLSVKLWNGKDWCYYRIKVKSSDAHYISKKMADGWKMASPSLVRSFGHWVFAYVLTRKKTSLRENVNVIVGVDLGIGNDAVCSAMLPDGTVTARRFIRLAGEKDRLEHLRHRKRGIRAQSGRYASLSHINTKILGTNMNIACQTAHQIAAFAEEVHADAVVFEHLSRNFRGSEKTAQWRKMEVFHKTCGMLHRIGIRYATVSPKYTSRLAFDGSGRVKRGHEISENTPYDVCQFKSGKMYNCDLNASYNIGARYLMRLLKSTLVETEWSRVTAKVPDAAKRTKITLSVYRQALAVCSAPEE; encoded by the coding sequence ATGGATCAGGGAAACAAAGATGTTACGCGCTATATAGTGCATACAAAAGGCATATCACAGCAGGTGTCACGCTATATCAGAATGACATCTGACCTTTATCATGCTACACTGAACTATGTTATTAACGTCTGTGTTTCTCACTGGGATGAAATCCGCGGTCTTGATACGCTGGACGCAAAAACATATGTTGAGAGCCTGATTCACAGCACAAAAAACAGAAGTGCGCTCTACTCTTCGTTCGACAGACTATATTATAAATTTCCTTCATATCTCAGAAGAGATGTGATCATGCGTGCGATTGGCCATGTGTCATCATTCGTATCAAACACTGAACGATATGAAGACATTCAGTATGCTCGCGTCAGTAACGGCATGCGGCCAACCAAACGTCATGCGCCTAAGTTCTGTGCCGGGCCGGATATTGCGCCTTCATTCTACAAGGACAACATGTACGTTCCAAACACTGACGGATCGCTTTCCGTTAAGCTGTGGAACGGGAAGGACTGGTGCTATTATAGAATCAAGGTTAAAAGCAGCGATGCTCATTATATCTCAAAGAAGATGGCCGACGGATGGAAAATGGCATCGCCGTCCCTTGTGCGCTCATTTGGTCACTGGGTTTTTGCCTATGTGCTTACCCGCAAAAAGACCAGTCTGAGAGAAAATGTGAACGTGATCGTCGGCGTTGATCTCGGAATAGGAAATGATGCTGTGTGTTCGGCAATGCTGCCTGACGGCACTGTTACTGCAAGACGATTTATAAGACTTGCAGGTGAGAAAGACCGTCTGGAACATCTGAGACACAGAAAAAGAGGCATCCGTGCCCAGTCCGGCAGATACGCTTCACTCAGTCACATCAATACAAAGATACTCGGCACGAATATGAACATCGCATGCCAGACAGCACATCAGATAGCTGCCTTTGCTGAAGAAGTTCACGCTGATGCTGTTGTGTTTGAGCATCTGAGCAGAAATTTTAGGGGCTCCGAAAAAACAGCGCAGTGGAGGAAGATGGAGGTGTTCCACAAAACATGTGGAATGCTTCACCGCATCGGTATCCGCTATGCTACAGTCAGTCCGAAATATACATCTCGCCTTGCCTTCGACGGTAGCGGGAGGGTTAAGCGAGGTCATGAGATTTCAGAAAATACGCCGTATGATGTATGCCAGTTTAAAAGCGGCAAGATGTACAACTGCGATCTTAACGCCAGCTATAATATAGGCGCACGCTATCTGATGCGTCTCCTTAAATCCACTCTCGTAGAAACTGAGTGGTCGCGCGTTACGGCAAAAGTCCCTGACGCCGCGAAGAGAACCAAGATTACCCTTTCCGTGTACAGACAGGCTCTTGCAGTCTGCTCTGCGCCGGAAGAGTAG
- the coaBC gene encoding bifunctional phosphopantothenoylcysteine decarboxylase/phosphopantothenate--cysteine ligase CoaBC: MKKIVIGISGSIAAFKSVQFISDLLKEGFDLEVILTEAAAKFVSPVTIQALTKKKVYVDVFDDEPGMITHIDLVKDADLFMIVPASANTIAKVANGIADNMLTASFLAATCPKLIAPAMNTHMLENKATQRNIQTLKEDGVYFAQSDVGLLACGVVGKGKLTDYTSLRLMMDYAMSDHPLAGKSVLVTAGPTQEAMDPVRFISNHSSGKMGYAIARAAFVLGAKVHLLSGPVALAQPPYVSFESFTSALELEKLMLKEAPFFDYIIMAAAVGDYRAASIATEKIKKQGDTLTITFQKNPDILAELGKNKQPHQVICGFAMETENLLENAKEKLLKKNADMIIANSLKTAGAGFQGDTNIITMITKEAIEPIEKKSKEELGYLILRKCMKLEEHTC; encoded by the coding sequence ATGAAAAAAATTGTCATAGGGATTTCCGGCTCCATTGCGGCCTTTAAATCCGTTCAGTTTATCAGCGACCTTCTCAAAGAAGGTTTTGATTTGGAAGTCATCCTCACAGAGGCGGCCGCAAAATTTGTCTCCCCTGTGACGATTCAGGCTTTAACCAAGAAAAAAGTCTACGTTGATGTCTTTGATGATGAACCCGGGATGATTACTCATATCGATTTAGTCAAAGATGCGGATCTGTTTATGATCGTGCCCGCTTCCGCTAATACCATCGCGAAAGTCGCCAACGGTATCGCGGATAACATGCTAACCGCCAGCTTTTTAGCGGCCACATGCCCCAAGCTCATCGCTCCAGCGATGAATACCCATATGTTGGAAAATAAAGCAACCCAAAGAAATATCCAGACTTTAAAGGAAGATGGCGTCTATTTCGCACAAAGTGATGTCGGCTTACTCGCCTGTGGCGTCGTCGGCAAAGGCAAATTAACCGATTATACGTCGCTGCGATTGATGATGGATTACGCTATGAGCGATCATCCTTTAGCCGGTAAAAGCGTCCTCGTGACCGCCGGTCCAACCCAGGAAGCGATGGATCCGGTCCGCTTTATTTCCAATCATTCATCCGGCAAGATGGGCTACGCCATTGCCCGCGCTGCTTTCGTTTTAGGCGCCAAAGTCCACTTATTAAGCGGTCCGGTCGCTTTAGCGCAGCCCCCTTATGTCAGCTTTGAATCATTCACTTCGGCGTTAGAATTAGAAAAGCTGATGCTAAAAGAAGCACCTTTCTTTGATTATATCATCATGGCTGCGGCGGTTGGTGATTACCGCGCAGCATCAATCGCAACGGAAAAAATCAAAAAACAAGGTGACACCTTAACGATCACTTTCCAAAAGAATCCTGATATTCTCGCAGAGTTAGGAAAAAACAAACAGCCCCATCAGGTCATCTGCGGTTTTGCGATGGAAACGGAAAACCTCTTAGAAAATGCGAAAGAAAAACTGCTTAAGAAAAATGCGGATATGATTATTGCCAATTCTTTAAAAACTGCCGGTGCCGGTTTCCAGGGTGATACCAATATCATTACCATGATCACCAAAGAGGCCATTGAACCTATTGAGAAAAAAAGCAAAGAAGAACTTGGCTATCTGATTTTAAGAAAATGTATGAAACTGGAGGAACACACATGTTAG
- a CDS encoding type III toxin-antitoxin system ToxN/AbiQ family toxin — protein sequence MHLYTVMPDYLDYLRKNHKNMLKNEISGIVIRLSHWIYFIPITDLSDRDFENGRLKRSTPAILRLYDGQTGIGKAMLANMFPVPYKAIIPLLLNNYDQNTQKLLQKRLDYIHKNQKRLEKAALRLYKQKVKGYAQSYLAVTLDFPVLEQECARWEETHFGKHYNRYPDEDYFIVNPYHEGFTSYYLMNKNRKVAKVIMNNATQNIVKIEEVLHEDYAPLEGFVHHHLNAQALTSWFRGRGIPSWRDGLDELLYNLHIKNGLELLNVAYGLSLSDQYWLNPVNAPLSWQDINFFDHDFHSHDYQEATFDGKIMLKQPDLFTPNNTSDGMLKNHGL from the coding sequence ATGCACTTATACACAGTCATGCCAGATTATCTGGATTATTTAAGAAAAAATCATAAAAACATGTTAAAAAATGAGATAAGTGGCATCGTGATCAGACTTTCTCACTGGATTTATTTTATTCCCATCACGGATTTAAGTGATCGTGATTTTGAAAACGGCCGTTTGAAAAGATCTACACCAGCGATCTTGAGATTATATGATGGTCAGACCGGAATTGGTAAAGCCATGCTTGCCAATATGTTTCCAGTTCCTTATAAAGCGATCATACCGCTTCTTCTTAATAACTATGATCAAAACACGCAAAAGCTCTTACAAAAACGTCTTGATTATATTCATAAAAATCAAAAGCGACTTGAAAAAGCCGCATTACGACTTTACAAACAAAAGGTGAAAGGCTATGCGCAGTCATATTTAGCGGTGACATTAGATTTTCCAGTTTTAGAGCAGGAGTGTGCGAGATGGGAAGAAACACACTTTGGGAAACATTATAATCGTTATCCGGATGAAGATTATTTTATCGTAAATCCTTATCATGAAGGCTTTACGTCCTATTATTTGATGAATAAGAATAGGAAGGTCGCAAAAGTCATAATGAATAATGCGACACAGAATATCGTCAAGATAGAGGAGGTTTTGCATGAGGACTATGCGCCTTTAGAAGGCTTTGTGCATCATCATTTAAATGCGCAGGCGCTCACCTCATGGTTTCGTGGCCGCGGCATTCCGTCCTGGCGTGATGGTCTGGACGAATTATTATACAATTTACATATAAAAAACGGCTTAGAATTATTAAATGTGGCTTATGGCTTATCACTTTCAGATCAGTACTGGCTGAATCCTGTAAACGCACCATTATCGTGGCAAGATATTAATTTCTTTGATCATGATTTTCATTCTCATGATTATCAGGAAGCAACTTTTGACGGAAAGATAATGTTAAAACAGCCGGATTTGTTTACACCGAATAATACTTCTGATGGAATGTTAAAAAATCATGGATTGTAG
- a CDS encoding type III pantothenate kinase, producing MLVVVDIGNTNITMGFYKDDKLIDNYRLTTKFQRTSDEYGVMIASYMNAIGYKMADIEDVIISSVVPKINYSFSSSIIKYAHVTPTFVGPGVKTGISVKIEHPSSLGADRLVDAVGAYYTYGGPCIVIDFGTATTYDVVSEKGEFLGGATSAGIGITAGVLSSMAAQLPEIEIFKPDRIIAKNTVKSMQAGVVFGYIGQTEYIIKQIKEEYGDPHMKVISTGGLGKIIAHETDLIDIYDPDLTFKGLKIIYDKNKPQLKK from the coding sequence ATGTTAGTCGTCGTCGATATCGGCAATACCAATATTACGATGGGCTTTTACAAAGATGATAAGCTCATCGATAACTACCGCTTAACCACCAAATTTCAGCGTACCTCAGATGAATATGGCGTCATGATCGCCTCTTATATGAATGCCATCGGCTATAAAATGGCCGATATCGAAGATGTCATTATTTCATCCGTAGTGCCTAAAATTAACTATTCATTTTCCAGCTCCATTATTAAATATGCCCATGTCACCCCAACTTTTGTTGGCCCGGGCGTCAAAACAGGGATTTCCGTCAAGATTGAACATCCCTCTTCGTTAGGGGCTGACCGCCTGGTCGATGCCGTCGGTGCTTATTATACCTATGGCGGTCCTTGTATTGTCATTGACTTTGGCACTGCCACAACCTATGACGTCGTTTCGGAAAAAGGTGAATTTTTAGGTGGGGCCACCAGTGCCGGCATCGGCATTACCGCCGGCGTACTTTCTTCGATGGCTGCTCAGCTGCCGGAAATTGAAATCTTTAAACCCGATCGCATCATTGCAAAAAATACCGTCAAATCGATGCAGGCTGGGGTTGTCTTTGGGTATATTGGCCAGACCGAATATATCATTAAACAGATCAAAGAAGAATATGGCGATCCTCATATGAAAGTCATTTCGACCGGCGGTCTTGGTAAGATTATTGCCCATGAAACAGATCTTATTGACATCTATGATCCCGACTTAACCTTTAAAGGTTTAAAGATCATCTACGATAAGAACAAGCCTCAATTGAAAAAGTAA
- the tnpA gene encoding IS200/IS605 family transposase: protein MKEDIYTTDFSDVTHGRGYVYSLQYHIVWATKYRRPVIIGSVEADFKKDIREIAEDLGIGIIAMETMPDHIHMLVDCRPQLCISDAVKVLKGTSAWRLFRSHPEIKSQLWGGHLWNPSYFVATVSDRTREQVETYIRGQRTKRGVGGRPRKKR, encoded by the coding sequence ATGAAAGAAGATATTTATACAACTGATTTTTCAGATGTTACGCATGGAAGAGGATACGTGTATTCTCTTCAGTATCATATCGTGTGGGCCACCAAATACAGAAGGCCTGTTATTATCGGCTCTGTTGAAGCCGACTTCAAAAAGGATATCCGTGAAATTGCAGAGGACCTTGGCATCGGCATCATTGCCATGGAAACTATGCCGGATCACATCCATATGCTCGTAGACTGCAGACCGCAGCTATGCATATCGGACGCAGTAAAAGTTCTCAAGGGAACTTCGGCATGGCGCCTTTTCAGATCACATCCTGAAATTAAGTCACAGCTATGGGGCGGACATCTGTGGAATCCGTCTTATTTTGTGGCTACAGTCAGTGACCGCACCAGAGAGCAGGTGGAAACATATATCCGCGGGCAGCGCACAAAACGCGGAGTTGGCGGACGCCCAAGAAAGAAGAGATAA
- a CDS encoding ECF transporter S component: MKRTKSLTYLALFMAIEAVLVMVPFLGFIPIGPLRATTLHIPVIIAAIVLGTREGCLVGLIFGLFSLFNNTINPTVTSFAFSPFISGNILSAVIAIVPRVLIGFVSGEVYRLMKNRFPTAGMFVSSFLGALTNTALVLGGIYLLFGQAYAKALGRSFASLAPYFISVMSTQSLLEAVVGAIVAVAVSKALLKVKRG; encoded by the coding sequence ATGAAAAGAACAAAGAGCTTAACCTATCTCGCCCTTTTTATGGCGATTGAAGCCGTCCTGGTGATGGTTCCCTTTTTAGGATTTATTCCGATCGGACCCTTAAGAGCCACGACCCTTCATATTCCCGTCATTATTGCGGCGATCGTTTTAGGAACCAGAGAAGGCTGCCTGGTCGGATTGATTTTTGGCTTATTTTCTTTATTCAATAACACCATTAATCCTACCGTCACTTCATTTGCCTTCTCGCCTTTTATCAGTGGTAATATTTTAAGCGCCGTGATCGCCATCGTGCCGCGCGTTTTAATCGGATTTGTATCTGGTGAAGTGTATCGTCTGATGAAAAACCGTTTTCCTACTGCCGGGATGTTTGTGAGCTCTTTTTTAGGTGCTCTGACCAACACAGCCCTGGTTTTAGGTGGGATTTATCTTTTATTCGGCCAGGCCTATGCCAAAGCCTTAGGCCGCAGTTTTGCGTCATTAGCACCTTATTTTATTTCTGTAATGAGTACCCAGAGCTTACTTGAAGCCGTGGTCGGCGCGATTGTTGCCGTCGCCGTTTCCAAAGCTCTGCTTAAAGTCAAGAGAGGATAG
- a CDS encoding ABC transporter ATP-binding protein, translating to MKSIRHPEKLISYFRREAPVLFIVTISGLIYNIGMAAGPYFQGQLVQGLYDLLQKKIEAIDLVRLALIYILVIALVQIFRAIKRFSVRIFANHTSRTMRRLLYNALLHRHLGDDTGSLMTKAISDVDSCVEGMRKFTTEVFDTGVVMIAYLAMLFYYDVRLTLLACLFTPLAYIIANLLKKQVVKANKAYKESESILNTMTMDRITNALLYRVNGREERVNARYEKQLSDYEHKSAISNIFEGALTPLYDAIAMFGVVLIIYFGGRNVLHSGWKVWNLANFTTFLACFTKLATKVSHAAKLFNAVQKAQVSWGRLQPLMADPIHDNYPNHLNALEDLSFDQVMVYYPGHQETAVSDINMTFHQNEMIGITGEVASGKSLLGKALIGEANYQGRIYINGQDLKSLPPHDRHGTITYMGHDPMLLSDSIANNISLGDEIDVAEYLKLVCLDEEVSHFKDGMDTMIGNGGLTLSGGQAARVALARALAHVKPIIILDDPFSAVDEATMQKILDHLRKLSGHIILLMTHRLSILPQLDQVVFIDDHKVQVDTHDALMAKNVHYVKLIEGGKDHA from the coding sequence ATGAAATCTATCCGTCATCCAGAAAAGCTGATCAGTTACTTTAGACGCGAAGCACCGGTGCTATTCATCGTCACGATTTCTGGGCTTATTTATAATATTGGCATGGCGGCGGGACCTTATTTCCAGGGCCAGCTTGTCCAAGGCTTATATGATCTTTTACAAAAGAAAATAGAAGCCATCGATTTAGTGCGCTTAGCGCTTATTTATATTTTAGTGATTGCACTCGTGCAGATTTTTCGGGCGATCAAACGTTTCAGTGTGCGCATCTTTGCCAATCATACTTCAAGAACCATGCGCCGTTTACTTTATAATGCTTTATTGCATCGGCACTTAGGTGATGATACGGGCTCCCTGATGACGAAGGCCATCAGTGATGTGGATAGCTGCGTTGAAGGTATGCGCAAGTTTACCACCGAAGTCTTTGATACCGGTGTTGTCATGATTGCCTATTTAGCGATGCTTTTTTATTATGATGTCCGTTTAACGCTTTTAGCTTGTCTATTTACCCCGTTGGCGTATATCATTGCCAATTTATTAAAAAAGCAGGTGGTCAAAGCCAATAAAGCCTATAAGGAAAGTGAGTCGATTCTTAATACGATGACGATGGATCGCATTACTAATGCTTTGTTATATCGTGTTAATGGCCGCGAAGAGAGGGTCAATGCGCGGTATGAAAAGCAATTATCTGATTATGAACATAAAAGTGCGATTTCGAATATCTTTGAAGGGGCTTTAACTCCGTTGTATGATGCGATTGCCATGTTTGGCGTGGTCCTGATTATTTATTTTGGCGGTCGTAATGTTTTACATAGCGGCTGGAAAGTCTGGAATTTAGCGAACTTTACAACCTTTTTAGCCTGCTTTACCAAATTAGCCACAAAAGTCTCCCATGCGGCTAAACTCTTTAATGCGGTGCAGAAAGCGCAAGTTTCCTGGGGGCGTCTGCAGCCTTTAATGGCTGATCCTATTCATGACAATTATCCAAATCATCTCAATGCTTTAGAAGATTTATCTTTTGATCAGGTCATGGTGTATTATCCTGGTCATCAGGAAACGGCTGTTAGTGATATAAACATGACCTTTCATCAAAATGAAATGATTGGTATTACCGGTGAAGTCGCCAGCGGGAAAAGCTTACTAGGGAAAGCGCTCATTGGCGAAGCCAATTATCAGGGGCGTATTTATATCAATGGGCAGGATCTTAAAAGTCTTCCGCCCCATGATAGGCATGGAACGATCACCTATATGGGCCATGATCCAATGCTGCTAAGTGACAGTATCGCTAACAATATCAGTTTAGGTGATGAGATCGACGTGGCTGAGTATTTAAAGCTCGTCTGTCTAGATGAAGAGGTCAGTCATTTTAAAGATGGTATGGATACAATGATTGGCAATGGCGGTTTAACGTTATCGGGCGGTCAGGCCGCTCGCGTGGCATTAGCACGTGCGTTAGCGCACGTAAAACCTATTATCATTTTAGATGATCCTTTTTCTGCGGTCGATGAAGCGACGATGCAAAAGATTTTGGATCATTTAAGAAAGCTGTCTGGTCATATCATTTTACTCATGACCCATCGTCTCAGCATTTTGCCGCAGCTTGATCAGGTGGTTTTTATCGATGACCATAAAGTGCAGGTGGACACGCATGATGCCTTAATGGCTAAAAATGTTCATTATGTCAAACTCATTGAAGGAGGAAAGGACCATGCGTAA
- a CDS encoding glycoside hydrolase family 1 protein: protein MKQLPKDFYWGGSVSSFQTEGAWDEGGKGLSIYDVRPTPEGHADWKVAIDEYHRYKEDIQLMKQMGFNFYRFSIAWSRIIPNGDDEVNEEGVAFYNNLIDELIANGITPMITLVHFDMPYKLVKEYNGFASRKVVDLFERYARVCMQRFGDRVKHWMSFNEQNLHACSLIYSNAEKVPEGESKAKFLYQVAHNVMIAHCKAVKALRELVPDAKFGGMTTITQFYPETTSPQNNLFVRQISDLVNYWTAEVQATGKYPYYYENYLKNRGWMPTFEEGDEELLTYTCDYLCFSYYKSNVLSEGHLDMTTPYSDIMDQHVVKNKYLEATQWGWEKDAIGLRLVMNDMYERWHKPLFILENGMGAREELNSEGTVNDDYRIKYHREHIQAMKNAILEDGVACLGYITWGPIDIPSSSCQVAKRYGFVYVNRTDEDIKDLKRIPKKSFYWIAKAFKSNGEDLD from the coding sequence ATGAAACAGTTACCTAAAGATTTTTACTGGGGCGGCAGCGTCTCATCATTCCAGACGGAAGGTGCCTGGGATGAAGGAGGAAAGGGCTTATCAATCTATGATGTGCGTCCAACCCCTGAAGGCCATGCGGACTGGAAGGTAGCGATTGATGAATATCATCGTTATAAAGAAGATATCCAGTTAATGAAACAGATGGGCTTTAACTTCTATCGTTTCTCAATTGCCTGGTCACGTATTATTCCTAATGGTGATGACGAAGTCAATGAAGAAGGCGTTGCTTTCTATAATAACCTGATCGATGAACTGATCGCGAATGGCATTACCCCAATGATCACTTTAGTGCATTTCGATATGCCTTATAAATTAGTTAAAGAATATAATGGCTTTGCCTCTCGTAAAGTAGTGGATTTATTTGAACGTTATGCGCGTGTCTGCATGCAGCGTTTCGGTGATCGTGTTAAACATTGGATGAGTTTCAATGAACAAAACTTACATGCCTGCAGTTTAATTTACTCTAATGCGGAAAAAGTGCCTGAAGGCGAAAGCAAAGCAAAATTCTTGTATCAGGTTGCACATAATGTCATGATCGCTCATTGTAAAGCGGTAAAAGCGTTAAGAGAATTGGTACCTGATGCCAAATTTGGCGGGATGACCACGATTACTCAGTTCTATCCCGAAACAACCTCTCCACAAAACAACTTATTTGTCAGACAGATCAGTGATTTAGTCAATTACTGGACGGCAGAAGTTCAGGCAACTGGTAAGTATCCATATTACTATGAAAACTATTTAAAAAATCGCGGCTGGATGCCAACCTTCGAAGAAGGCGATGAAGAATTATTGACATATACTTGTGATTATTTATGTTTCTCATATTATAAATCAAATGTCTTATCAGAAGGGCACTTAGATATGACAACACCATATAGTGATATTATGGATCAGCATGTCGTGAAGAATAAATATCTTGAAGCGACACAATGGGGCTGGGAAAAAGATGCCATCGGTTTGCGTCTGGTCATGAATGATATGTATGAAAGATGGCATAAACCACTCTTCATCTTAGAAAATGGAATGGGTGCCCGTGAAGAATTAAATAGCGAAGGCACCGTTAATGATGATTATCGGATCAAATATCATCGTGAACATATCCAGGCAATGAAGAATGCGATCTTAGAAGATGGCGTCGCATGTTTGGGCTATATCACTTGGGGGCCAATTGATATTCCTTCTTCTTCATGCCAGGTGGCGAAACGTTATGGCTTCGTTTATGTCAACCGTACGGATGAAGACATTAAAGATTTAAAACGTATTCCTAAAAAATCATTCTACTGGATTGCGAAAGCTTTCAAATCTAATGGTGAAGATTTAGATTAA